A window of the Lolium perenne isolate Kyuss_39 chromosome 7, Kyuss_2.0, whole genome shotgun sequence genome harbors these coding sequences:
- the LOC139834043 gene encoding uncharacterized protein, whose amino-acid sequence METLSAMITKAVEEGLFANLASISPLQRLSIYTNDVVMFLKPENRELWAVRHILSLFGEASGLRVNYRRTTATLIRGTHEEEEMTTHILGCELARFPIKYLGLQLALRPLTKAEWQPMLDQVIKCVPAWQRGLIQREGRLVLVGKDEIQGGQCLVAWRTICKPKEFGGLGVKDLRLQGLALRVRWFCLRRTDTTRPWQGLPGLKNPEAKGVFQSLALFRVSDGPSTFFWKDRWIDGYTAEEVAPRVVARVPTRRKNVRLVGEALPEDGWIDDIAKEMAEEIWRECLMSAW is encoded by the exons ATGGAAACCCTGTCCGCCATGATCACCAAGGCGGTGGAGGAGGGACTGTTTGCGAACCTGGCCTCAATATCTCCCTTACAGAGGCTTTCGATTTATACGAACGACGTGGTGATGTTCCTAAAACCGGAGAACAGGGAGCTATGGGCTGTGAGGCACATCTTGAGCCTTTTTGGTGAGGCCTCGGGCCTGAGGGTCAATTATAGAAGGACGACTGCTACCCTGATTAGAGGAACACATGAGGAGGAGGAGATgaccacacatatcctaggttgcGAGTTGGCGAGGTTCCCGATCAAATACCTTGGTCTCCAGTTAGCACTCAGACCCCTGACCAAGGCTGAGTGGCAGCCGATGCTGGACCAAGTCATCAAATGTGTGCCGGCTTGGCAGAGAGGACTTATTCAGCGTGAGGGGAGGCTGGTGCTG GTAGGCAAGGACGAGATCCAAGGAGGTCAATGCCTAGTGGCATGGAGAACCATATGCAAGCCCAAGGAGTTTGGTGGCCTAGGAGTAAAGGACCTGAGGTTACAGGGCCTAGCGCTGAGGGTGCGATGGTTTTGCCTGAGGCGCACGGACACGACGAGGCCATGGCAAGGCTTGCCGGGACTGAAGAACCCTGAGGCCAAGGGAGTGTTCCAGAGCCTGGCACTCTTTAGGGTGAGCGATGGACCGTCGACCTTCTTCTGGAAGGATAGATGGATCGATGGATATACGGCGGAGGAGGTGGCACCGAGGGTAGTGGCGAGGGTCCCAACAAGGAGGAAAAATGTGCGCCTAGTGGGAGAGGCACTGCCTGAGGATGGATGGATAGATGACATAGCCAAAGAAATGGCAGAGGAGATATGGAGAGAATGCTTGATGTcggcgtggtga
- the LOC127314984 gene encoding two-component response regulator ORR25-like — MASRGRHGKERRAVELDKFPDGMRVLAVDDNRVCLRVLEILLRECNYEPTVVTDAATALRILREGGEDQFDLVITDVHMPDMDGFQLLELIGLEMDLPVIMLSVDGEKETIIKGIAHGACDYMVKPVSLKKLKNIWQHVVRKNLRAMNHDSSSDSDDADQMEVKPVIVEGERGYAKCKRCSKKMKNDADCSDENKECMGVPTTQKKPRVSWTGELHRRFLEVVDQLGEGAYPKTILKMMNVKYLTRANVASHLQKYRIYLKRVNDGPGKHGQSYERWNSPSCINMNHHRGQPLSALAFRGSDNLLAAPSSVLEPHHVPLQSTNLAMSTVGNGGRTLRNAVPPMPEARRRHASCPPVNSSAKISDHKMLDAFSSSHSDKEHENFLLESLLGASNVVPSSHPVGSSFGNMPTSGMLEPVNKFRVQPPELMNPPSAVGAHLYTQLPYHVGNSSYPWNNMASSSYPSPVDGAPLIPSKVNIPHMNQLPSFGASPGQMPIFQNEQQNQIEGIINKTTPVVGFNEEMRALFNIASKTSPAEKTIDNFSPMTQMINGGNTSSQLPNLQTGSFVAQPTLMVNGAFPGIQDCSVEPTQMLNGGHASGTLPMQEGPVGQKAPDDYQQPTYTNSCFLDDILASMPNQTQVKMASAAESSLLKALGFCPENLWVSEDDLRRFKEIFDSPIRDAHLRVMAAIFGKEIPMSFEREVHCRVTVPTQ; from the exons ATGGCCAGCCGCGGAAGGCATGGGAAGGAGCGGCGGGCGGTGGAGCTGGACAAGTTCCCGGACGGGATGCGCGTGCTCGCCGTGGACGACAACCGCGTCTGCCTCAGGGTCCTCGAGATCCTCCTGCGTGAGTGCAACTATGAAC CAACGGTGGTGACAGACGCGGCGACGGCTCTGAGGATACTGAGGGAGGGAGGGGAAGATCAGTTCGACCTGGTGATCACCGACGTGCACATGCCGGACatggacggcttccagctcctcgAGCTCATTGGCCTCGAGATGGATCTGCCAGTCATCA TGCTGTCTGTGGATGGAGAAAAGGAAACAATAATCAAGGGGATAGCTCATGGTGCGTGTGACTATATGGTGAAACCAGTGAGTCTCAAGAAGCTCAAGAACATATGGCAGCATGTTGTAAGGAAAAACCTCCGTGCTATGAACCACGATAGCAGTAGTGATAGTGACGATGCTGATCAGATGGAGGTGAAACCAGTGATTGTTGAGGGTGAGAGGGGTTATGCAAAGTGTAAGAGGTGCTCAAAGAAGATGAAAAATGATGCGGATTGTTCTGATGAGAACAAAGAGTGCATGGGCGTACCGACTACCCAAAAGAAGCCAAGGGTGTCATGGACTGGTGAGCTCCACCGCAGGTTCCTAGAAGTCGTCGACCAGCTCGGAGAAG GGGCATATCCAAAGACGATATTGAAAATGATGAATGTCAAATACCTGACTAGAGCGAATGTCGCGAGCCATCTGCAA AAGTACAGGATCTACTTAAAAAGGGTCAACGATGGCCCAGGAAAGCACGGACAGTCATATGAAAGGTGGAACTCACCCTCCTGCATTAACATGAATCACCACAGAGGACAGCCGTTGTCGGCCCTTGCCTTCCGGGGTTCAGACAATCTGTTGGCAGCTCCATCGTCAGTGTTAGAACCTCATCATGTGCCACTTCAGTCTACCAATTTGGCCATGAGTACTGTCGGCAATGGTGGCAGAACGCTGAGGAATGCCGTGCCACCGATGCCTGAGGCCAGAAGGCGCCACGCTTCTTGTCCTCCTGTCAACTCATCTGCGAAAATATCAGATCACAAAATGTTGGATGCCTTTTCATCTAGTCATTCTGACAAAGAACATGAAAACTTCCTGCTTGAGAGTCTGTTGGGGGCAAGCAATGTGGTGCCTTCCTCCCATCCTGTAGGCAGCTCCTTTGGAAACATGCCAACCAGTGGGATGTTAGAGCCTGTAAACAAGTTTCGGGTGCAGCCGCCGGAACTGATGAACCCACCTTCTGCGGTTGGCGCGCATCTCTATACCCAGCTTCCTTACCATGTTGGAAACTCTAGCTATCCCTGGAACAATATGGCGTCATCAAGTTATCCTTCTCCTGTGGATGGAGCACCTCTCATCCCATCAAAAGTGAACATCCCCCACATGAACCAGCTGCCAAGCTTTGGCGCCTCACCCGGCCAGATGCCCATTTTTCAGAATGAGCAGCAGAATCAGATTGAAGGTATCATCAACAAGACCACACCAGTGGTTGGCTTCAATGAGGAGATGAGGGCATTATTCAACATAGCAAGCAAGACATCCCCAGCTGAGAAGACTATTGACAACTTTTCACCAATGACTCAGATGATTAACGGTGGAAACACCAGCTCTCAATTGCCTAACCTTCAGACGGGCAGTTTTGTCGCGCAGCCGACTCTGATGGTTAATGGTGCATTTCCTGGCATTCAGGATTGTTCTGTCGAGCCGACACAGATGCTTAATGGCGGGCATGCATCTGGCACTCTCCCTATGCAAGAAGGCCCGGTTGGTCAGAAAGCTCCTGATGATTATCAGCAACCAACCTACACCAATTCCTGCTTCCTAGATGATATTTTGGCCAGCATGCCTAATCAG ACACAGGTCAAAATGGCGTCGGCGGCGGAGAGCTCGCTCCTCAAGGCATTGGGTTTCTGTCCGGAGAACCTCTGGGTTAGCGAGGATGATCTCAGACGCTTCAAGGAGATCTTTGACTCACCGATCAGGGATGCGCATCTGAGAGTGATGGCAGCCATCTTTGGCAAGGAGATCCCGATGAGCTTCGAGAGGGAGGTGCACTGCAGGGTGACAGTGCCGACGCAGTGA